In Thermorudis peleae, a genomic segment contains:
- a CDS encoding aminotransferase class III-fold pyridoxal phosphate-dependent enzyme, producing MTHDARYLRPFPLYVERASGPKKWDVDGNELIDYAMGHGALLLGHAHPAIVEAVTAQVQRGTHYGAGHELELEWAERIRSADAIL from the coding sequence GTGACCCATGACGCACGCTATCTGCGGCCGTTTCCGCTCTACGTTGAACGTGCGTCAGGGCCGAAAAAGTGGGACGTTGACGGAAATGAGCTCATCGACTATGCGATGGGCCATGGCGCATTGCTCCTTGGCCATGCTCATCCCGCTATTGTCGAAGCCGTCACCGCCCAGGTACAACGCGGCACCCACTATGGCGCTGGGCATGAGCTTGAGCTGGAGTGGGCCGAGCGCATTCGCTCCGCTGATGCCATCCTGTGA
- the priA gene encoding replication restart helicase PriA, whose amino-acid sequence MHEQATRCAEVALDAPTTERRQLFSYLVPAHLADQVQERQLVWAPLKDELRVGIVVRLTTELPPFPLRPLHAVVEPTFRLAPWQWELVEWLSEETLCTLFEAASPFLPPGITQRTATVLQLRDSATVDLDTLTPLQRRLVQLLQERGPITLEAARRALNRSLTTVVERLVAAGIIERTARVQAQPSAVRRYVQLVAGPPPSDGASAQRAQAVLRDWEAAHPGQPMPWQTFHQMTRLTLSATRELAKAGVLRLIELPPLPVGTSTHVTSIPTLSPAQAEAWRAIHAALSRQEFAGFLLHGVTGSGKTELYLRATAECLRQGRQAIILVPEIALTSHIVERFASRFPGHVVVFHSGLRPSERWAAWHAVARGEAPIVVGPRSALFVPVQQLGLIVIDEEHDAAYKQESVPRYHARAVAQQLAQRHHAVLLLGSATPDVTTRYAAEIGELHLLRLPERVGPVVLHRRQAQPVATSLPLPQTTIVDMRLELQRGNRSLFSTQLQQAIARALAAHEQAIVLLNRRGLATVVQCRACGAVLECPACETPLVYHADLRRLICHRCGLRRSPLGRCPRCRHGTLGYYGAGTERVERELARLFPAARILRWDQDVVRQAGDVERLVRLVQQHAVDIVVGTQMVAKGFDFPLVSTVGIVNADTQLYLPDYRAGERTFQLLTQVAGRAGRKTPGAHVIIQTYTPDHYAIQAASQHDYERFYTEELAFRKRHRYPPFCRLVRLVYRHSDALACQLSAEAAADRLRQAQAQLGIDAEVLGPTPAFIAKIRGRYQWQILVRGAAARELVAAVPLGPGWLIDVDPISLL is encoded by the coding sequence ATGCACGAGCAAGCGACCCGCTGCGCCGAGGTTGCACTCGACGCGCCGACAACTGAACGACGCCAGCTGTTTTCGTACCTTGTTCCAGCTCACCTGGCGGACCAGGTGCAGGAGCGTCAGCTCGTTTGGGCCCCATTGAAGGATGAACTCCGCGTCGGCATCGTGGTGCGGCTGACGACGGAACTGCCGCCGTTCCCGCTACGGCCGCTGCACGCTGTCGTCGAGCCGACGTTTCGACTCGCGCCGTGGCAGTGGGAACTGGTTGAGTGGCTGAGCGAGGAAACGCTCTGCACCCTGTTTGAAGCAGCGTCGCCGTTCTTGCCCCCGGGCATTACCCAACGAACAGCGACGGTACTCCAGTTGCGCGACTCAGCAACGGTTGACCTTGACACGCTGACGCCATTGCAGCGCCGACTTGTCCAGTTGCTGCAAGAACGCGGCCCGATCACGCTCGAGGCAGCACGCCGCGCGCTGAACCGCAGCCTGACCACCGTCGTCGAGCGCTTGGTTGCAGCAGGCATCATCGAGCGCACTGCGCGCGTGCAAGCGCAGCCGAGTGCCGTCCGGCGATATGTTCAGCTCGTCGCCGGTCCGCCACCCAGCGATGGAGCATCCGCCCAGCGGGCACAGGCTGTACTCCGTGACTGGGAGGCTGCTCACCCTGGACAACCGATGCCTTGGCAAACCTTCCACCAGATGACGCGGTTGACGCTCTCAGCAACACGCGAACTGGCGAAGGCAGGCGTCCTCCGGCTGATCGAGCTACCGCCGTTGCCGGTCGGGACGAGCACGCACGTCACAAGTATCCCGACGCTTTCGCCGGCGCAAGCAGAAGCCTGGCGAGCTATCCACGCTGCTCTCTCTCGCCAGGAGTTCGCCGGGTTTTTGCTCCACGGGGTGACTGGGAGCGGCAAGACAGAGCTTTACTTGCGGGCTACGGCAGAATGCCTGCGCCAGGGACGGCAAGCGATTATTCTCGTGCCTGAGATTGCCTTAACCAGCCATATTGTCGAACGTTTTGCAAGCCGATTCCCTGGCCACGTTGTCGTCTTCCACAGTGGGCTGCGCCCGAGCGAACGATGGGCAGCCTGGCACGCTGTCGCCCGTGGCGAAGCACCAATTGTTGTCGGGCCACGCTCAGCGCTCTTTGTTCCCGTGCAGCAGCTCGGGCTGATTGTGATTGATGAGGAGCATGACGCGGCTTACAAGCAAGAAAGCGTGCCGCGGTACCATGCCCGGGCAGTTGCTCAGCAGTTGGCGCAACGGCACCATGCTGTCTTGCTTCTTGGAAGTGCCACGCCCGATGTCACAACGCGCTATGCGGCCGAGATTGGCGAACTTCACCTGCTGCGTCTTCCTGAACGTGTCGGGCCAGTTGTGTTACACCGCCGGCAGGCACAGCCAGTTGCGACATCGCTGCCGCTGCCACAGACGACGATCGTCGACATGCGCTTAGAGTTACAACGCGGGAATCGCAGTCTGTTTAGCACGCAGCTGCAGCAGGCGATCGCGCGAGCGCTGGCGGCTCACGAGCAAGCGATTGTGCTGCTCAACCGGCGCGGTCTGGCGACAGTCGTGCAATGCCGCGCGTGCGGTGCTGTCCTGGAATGCCCGGCATGCGAGACCCCCTTGGTTTACCACGCTGACCTTCGTCGTCTCATCTGCCACCGCTGTGGGTTGCGACGTTCTCCGCTCGGGCGTTGCCCACGCTGCCGCCACGGCACGTTAGGCTACTACGGCGCCGGAACCGAGCGTGTCGAGCGGGAACTTGCCCGTCTCTTCCCAGCAGCACGCATCCTACGGTGGGATCAGGATGTCGTGCGCCAAGCTGGTGACGTGGAGCGCCTTGTGCGCCTCGTGCAGCAGCACGCCGTCGACATCGTGGTCGGCACGCAGATGGTCGCCAAAGGGTTTGACTTCCCGCTGGTCTCAACTGTTGGGATTGTGAACGCAGATACGCAGCTCTACCTGCCAGATTACCGGGCAGGTGAGCGGACGTTCCAGCTTCTTACGCAAGTGGCCGGTCGAGCTGGCCGGAAGACGCCGGGCGCACACGTGATTATCCAGACCTATACGCCCGACCACTATGCCATTCAGGCAGCGAGCCAGCATGACTACGAGCGCTTTTACACGGAAGAGCTTGCGTTCCGTAAGCGGCATCGCTATCCACCGTTCTGCCGCTTGGTCCGGCTGGTCTACCGCCATAGTGACGCACTCGCCTGCCAGCTGTCAGCTGAGGCAGCAGCCGATCGACTACGCCAGGCGCAAGCTCAGTTGGGCATCGACGCCGAGGTGCTCGGTCCAACGCCAGCCTTCATTGCCAAGATTCGTGGGCGTTACCAGTGGCAAATCCTCGTGCGTGGTGCAGCTGCCCGCGAACTCGTCGCTGCGGTGCCGCTCGGACCAGGCTGGCTAATCGACGTCGATCCAATCAGCCTCCTTTAA
- the def gene encoding peptide deformylase, which produces MAVRPIITEGDPRLRQKAVRIRTIDEDIRRLAQDMWDTLEAAEGVGLAAPQVGVLRRLIIVSIPAGFEHEDDPEIKLTLVNPEIIKASGRQVGPEGCLSIPNWVGDVPRAMNVTVRARDLQDREVRIKAHGFLARVLQHEIDHLDGILFIDRVEDKSTLRYVPDEGEEAEPRVPVSAPVVSPANT; this is translated from the coding sequence ATGGCAGTACGACCGATTATCACGGAAGGCGATCCACGACTGCGGCAGAAGGCGGTGCGCATCCGAACGATTGACGAGGATATTCGCCGGTTGGCGCAGGACATGTGGGATACCTTGGAAGCCGCCGAAGGGGTGGGACTGGCAGCACCACAGGTAGGCGTCCTACGCCGGCTCATTATCGTGAGCATCCCAGCTGGTTTTGAGCACGAAGACGACCCTGAGATTAAGCTCACCTTAGTCAATCCGGAGATTATCAAGGCGAGCGGGCGGCAAGTTGGCCCAGAAGGCTGCCTCAGCATCCCGAATTGGGTGGGCGATGTGCCACGCGCGATGAATGTCACGGTGCGTGCCCGTGACTTGCAAGACCGCGAGGTGCGGATCAAAGCCCATGGGTTCCTTGCCCGTGTTTTGCAGCACGAGATCGATCACCTCGATGGCATTCTCTTCATCGACCGCGTGGAAGACAAGTCGACGCTCCGCTACGTGCCTGACGAGGGCGAGGAAGCCGAGCCGCGTGTTCCGGTCTCGGCCCCCGTTGTATCGCCGGCCAACACGTAA
- a CDS encoding guanylate kinase, which produces MRDDLGLNAQADELLEALRQRVRPKLIVISGPSGVGKDTVIERMRERFPDFHFAVTATTRPRRPGEIDGVHYYFMSREEFLEARERGEFLESAEVYGHLYGVPKERIRRALRAGKSVVVKVDVQGAASIRRLVPQAVLIFLAPPSMSELMQRLRQRKTDDPATLMERIATASRELECVYDFDYVVFNEHDRLEETVATISAIIEAEQARVHQPEVIV; this is translated from the coding sequence GTGCGGGACGATCTCGGGCTGAATGCGCAAGCCGACGAGCTCCTTGAGGCTTTGCGCCAACGTGTTCGTCCAAAGCTCATTGTGATCTCAGGGCCCTCCGGTGTTGGCAAGGATACCGTGATTGAGCGCATGCGCGAGCGCTTCCCCGATTTCCATTTTGCCGTTACGGCGACGACGCGGCCGCGTCGACCCGGTGAAATCGACGGCGTCCATTACTATTTCATGTCGCGCGAGGAGTTTCTCGAAGCCCGTGAGCGCGGCGAATTTCTTGAATCGGCCGAAGTCTATGGCCATCTCTATGGCGTGCCCAAGGAGCGGATTCGTCGGGCGTTGCGTGCTGGCAAGTCAGTGGTCGTCAAGGTTGATGTCCAAGGAGCAGCGTCAATTCGCCGCCTTGTGCCGCAGGCTGTCTTGATCTTCCTCGCTCCACCATCAATGAGTGAACTGATGCAGCGACTCCGCCAGCGCAAGACGGACGACCCAGCGACACTGATGGAGCGGATTGCGACGGCCTCGCGCGAGTTAGAATGCGTCTACGACTTTGACTATGTCGTCTTCAACGAGCACGACCGGCTCGAGGAGACGGTGGCAACAATTAGCGCCATTATCGAGGCGGAGCAAGCCCGCGTTCACCAGCCAGAAGTGATTGTCTAA
- a CDS encoding Rqc2 family fibronectin-binding protein — protein MFDVLTIAALSDELRAKIVPSRVQRVFAIDRWTFGLECYAGKRWYVLVSIAPQDAWVTLQTEPPTHDPSLVTPFLLLLRKYVRGGRLTAVSQPDLERVLFLDFEHWLEDDDEEGRLVQTRLALEVMGRYSNAVLVAQESGKILDALKRVTPDMSSARPVLPGRPYTLPPSQLKHDPRGLSPALLAGLLRDQPPQAPLSSALVQTLLGFSPQMAREAAYRACGDPALPVHEALEDPEVIERLAAAIAAILQPLADHSWEPSVYLSQDEAVAFAAISLSYLRGMDVERYTWISEAIKRYRQAHQQAKGVAESTQERYAARRQRLLARIQEERARLAARIHSLEQELARSADAERLREMGEMLYAYLHTITPGQTALDVDGMTIPLDPQRSPVENAQHYFELYRKAKAALSQLPERLEAARTELAYLEQLATLVELADTAETLEQLGRELEDYRTHRQSPAPAARQRQATKLRSWRTPNGDRIYVGRNGAENERITFEIARPHDTWLHVRGMPGAHVVVRWNSQPNEETLQQAAALAAWFSRGRTDTRVAVDATERRFVQRIPNAGPGMVRYRNERTLSVRPKPPEELPLVPA, from the coding sequence ATGTTTGATGTGCTGACAATAGCTGCTCTCAGCGACGAACTACGCGCCAAGATTGTCCCAAGCCGGGTGCAGCGTGTCTTTGCCATCGACCGCTGGACGTTCGGGCTGGAATGCTACGCTGGAAAGCGCTGGTATGTTCTCGTCTCGATCGCCCCACAGGATGCCTGGGTGACACTGCAAACCGAGCCGCCCACGCACGACCCGTCGCTCGTTACCCCATTTTTGCTCTTGTTGCGGAAATACGTCCGCGGTGGGCGGCTCACAGCCGTCTCCCAGCCTGACCTTGAGCGCGTGCTCTTTCTTGATTTCGAGCACTGGCTGGAAGACGATGACGAGGAGGGCAGGCTTGTCCAAACACGGCTCGCACTCGAGGTGATGGGGCGTTACAGCAATGCGGTGCTGGTCGCTCAGGAGAGCGGCAAGATCCTCGACGCACTCAAGCGCGTGACGCCTGACATGAGCAGCGCTCGCCCAGTTCTACCCGGCCGGCCCTACACGTTGCCCCCAAGCCAACTGAAGCACGATCCACGGGGGCTCTCGCCAGCACTGCTTGCTGGGCTGCTGCGCGATCAGCCGCCGCAAGCGCCGCTGTCAAGTGCGCTCGTGCAGACGTTGCTCGGCTTTAGCCCACAGATGGCGCGCGAAGCAGCCTATCGCGCCTGTGGCGATCCAGCGCTGCCAGTGCACGAGGCACTCGAGGATCCAGAGGTAATCGAGCGCCTTGCAGCAGCGATTGCGGCAATCCTTCAGCCACTGGCAGACCACAGCTGGGAGCCGAGTGTCTACCTCAGCCAGGACGAAGCGGTCGCGTTTGCGGCCATTTCGCTTTCCTATCTCCGCGGAATGGACGTCGAGCGTTACACCTGGATATCTGAAGCGATCAAGCGCTACCGACAGGCCCACCAGCAGGCCAAGGGTGTAGCCGAGAGCACGCAGGAACGCTATGCCGCACGCCGACAGCGGTTGCTCGCACGCATCCAAGAGGAACGGGCGCGACTTGCAGCCCGCATCCACTCGCTCGAGCAAGAGCTTGCGCGGAGTGCCGACGCCGAGCGTTTGCGGGAGATGGGGGAAATGCTCTATGCCTACCTGCACACAATCACACCCGGGCAGACGGCACTCGATGTCGACGGCATGACCATCCCGCTTGATCCGCAACGCTCGCCGGTTGAGAATGCCCAGCATTACTTTGAGCTCTATCGTAAGGCCAAAGCCGCGCTCAGCCAGCTGCCAGAACGGCTGGAGGCAGCGCGAACCGAGCTTGCCTACCTTGAACAGCTTGCGACGCTGGTCGAGCTCGCTGATACTGCTGAGACGCTTGAGCAGCTTGGGCGAGAACTCGAGGACTACCGCACGCACCGGCAATCGCCGGCACCTGCTGCCAGGCAGCGGCAGGCGACGAAGCTACGGAGTTGGCGCACACCGAATGGCGACCGCATCTACGTCGGACGCAATGGCGCAGAAAATGAGCGGATTACGTTCGAGATCGCGCGGCCGCATGACACGTGGTTACACGTGCGCGGCATGCCGGGGGCTCACGTTGTCGTGCGATGGAATAGCCAGCCGAATGAGGAGACGTTGCAGCAGGCGGCAGCGCTTGCTGCCTGGTTTAGCCGGGGACGAACCGATACGCGCGTCGCCGTCGATGCGACAGAGCGGCGCTTTGTGCAGCGGATTCCGAACGCTGGGCCAGGTATGGTGCGCTATCGGAATGAGCGCACCCTCAGCGTGCGGCCAAAGCCACCTGAGGAACTTCCCCTTGTACCAGCCTAG
- the tatC gene encoding twin-arginine translocase subunit TatC codes for MVSLLDRMRGQGNVARPAEPEPEPEEFYKEMTLQEHLAELRTRLIYSVLAVAVGFVIGLALAFPALHLIERMSGLNNLQAISPTEPFIVYTKVALYIGFAFAMPVIIYQLIRFLAPGLTRKERYYLFRALPFVTLMFVAGVLFAFFVLVPRALDFLSHFGSGVFRADFRAQEVISFYLTLLLWVGVVFETPIVIYLLVRLGIVSVKRLASFRRLAVVIVMVIAAIITPTPDPFNMMLVAAPMYLLFELGLLLGRFARPPERRSS; via the coding sequence ATGGTAAGCTTGCTCGACCGGATGCGGGGACAAGGCAACGTCGCCAGGCCAGCTGAGCCGGAGCCTGAGCCAGAAGAATTTTATAAAGAAATGACCCTCCAGGAGCACCTGGCGGAGCTCCGCACACGCCTGATTTACTCAGTCCTTGCGGTCGCCGTCGGTTTCGTTATCGGCTTGGCGTTGGCGTTTCCAGCACTCCATCTGATCGAGCGGATGTCGGGCCTGAATAACTTGCAGGCTATTTCGCCAACCGAACCGTTCATCGTTTACACCAAAGTCGCACTCTATATTGGCTTCGCCTTCGCCATGCCGGTGATCATTTACCAGTTGATCCGCTTTCTGGCGCCAGGTCTGACGCGCAAAGAGCGCTATTACCTTTTCCGTGCCTTGCCCTTTGTGACCTTGATGTTTGTGGCTGGTGTGCTCTTTGCCTTCTTCGTCCTCGTCCCGCGCGCGTTGGATTTCCTCTCCCACTTTGGCAGTGGTGTATTTCGGGCCGACTTCCGCGCGCAAGAAGTGATCTCGTTCTACCTTACGCTGCTGCTCTGGGTTGGCGTTGTCTTTGAGACGCCGATTGTGATCTACCTGCTGGTGCGGCTCGGCATCGTGTCGGTGAAGCGCTTAGCTTCCTTCCGCCGCCTTGCGGTGGTGATCGTTATGGTCATCGCTGCCATCATTACGCCAACCCCTGACCCGTTCAACATGATGCTTGTCGCTGCGCCGATGTACTTGCTCTTTGAGCTGGGCTTGTTGCTCGGTCGCTTTGCTCGCCCGCCGGAGCGGCGCTCCAGTTAG
- the acpP gene encoding acyl carrier protein, with product MSTESPIFQRVQAVVAEQLGVDPSEVTPDAEFVKDLNADSLDLVELIMQLEEEFGIEISDEEASNIVTVRDAIQFIEEHLNQ from the coding sequence GTGTCGACAGAGTCACCGATTTTTCAGCGCGTCCAAGCAGTCGTCGCCGAGCAGCTTGGCGTTGATCCGAGTGAAGTGACGCCCGATGCCGAATTCGTCAAGGATCTCAACGCGGATTCCCTCGATCTTGTTGAATTGATCATGCAACTCGAGGAAGAGTTCGGCATTGAGATTTCTGACGAAGAGGCATCCAATATCGTCACCGTACGCGACGCAATCCAGTTCATCGAAGAGCACCTGAACCAATAG
- the nusB gene encoding transcription antitermination factor NusB has product MATLSRTRRQARILALQVLYEIDVARHDPEDVLARYLENVSIAQPVRRYLERLVRGVLAHRDDIDQRIAAAAPAFPVAQLPPVDRNILRIAIYELLHEADVPLKAAINEAVELAKQYGGENSSRFVNGVLGTIATNLASPS; this is encoded by the coding sequence GTGGCGACGCTCAGCCGAACACGCCGGCAGGCGCGAATCCTGGCGTTGCAAGTCCTCTATGAGATCGACGTTGCACGCCACGATCCTGAAGACGTGCTTGCGCGGTATCTTGAGAATGTGTCAATTGCGCAGCCGGTGCGGCGTTACCTTGAGCGTCTGGTGCGCGGCGTGCTCGCTCATCGGGACGATATCGACCAGCGGATTGCCGCGGCTGCTCCAGCCTTCCCCGTTGCGCAACTGCCGCCAGTCGACCGGAACATCCTGCGGATTGCGATCTACGAGCTGCTTCACGAAGCTGATGTGCCACTCAAGGCGGCGATTAACGAGGCCGTCGAGCTCGCAAAGCAGTATGGCGGCGAGAACTCGAGCCGGTTTGTCAACGGCGTCCTTGGGACAATTGCAACGAACCTTGCCTCGCCAAGCTAA
- the accC gene encoding acetyl-CoA carboxylase biotin carboxylase subunit has translation MFRKVLIANRGEIALRVLRACRELGIPAVVAYSEADRDSLPVRLADEAICIGPPPAERSYNALAAIISAAEVTGCDAIHPGYGFLSENPVFAEVCQECRITFIGPPPSVLSALGDKAEARRMMSQAGLPVIPGTEEPVSGPQEARKLAKSIGYPLLIKAVAGGGGRGMRIVRHESELAQALALAQQEAHAAFGDGSVYLERYLEDPRHVEVQILADQYGNVVALGERDCSIQRRYQKLIEEAPAPNLPAKVREALHKAAVRGAKAVGYVGAGTFEFLVDRNGRFYFTEANARLQVEHPVTEMVTGVDLVHWQLAIAAGERLTLSEDDRRPRGHAIEVRVTAEDPAQQFTPRVGQVTELLLPAGPGIRVDSHLYPGYTIPPYYDSLLAKIIAWGPDRPSAIRRLHRALRETVIVGVPTPIPLYLELLEHPVVQEGRATTTFLASYLNGASLTA, from the coding sequence ATGTTTCGGAAAGTGTTAATTGCGAATCGTGGCGAAATTGCCCTGCGGGTGCTCCGCGCCTGCCGGGAGCTTGGCATCCCAGCGGTCGTGGCTTACTCTGAGGCCGACCGCGACTCCTTGCCGGTGCGGCTCGCCGACGAAGCCATCTGCATCGGCCCGCCGCCTGCCGAACGAAGCTATAACGCCCTTGCGGCGATTATCAGTGCCGCTGAGGTGACTGGCTGTGATGCCATCCATCCTGGCTACGGATTTCTCTCCGAAAATCCAGTCTTTGCCGAAGTGTGCCAGGAGTGCCGCATCACCTTTATCGGGCCTCCTCCCTCGGTCCTCTCCGCGCTTGGCGACAAAGCCGAAGCACGCCGCATGATGAGCCAAGCTGGTCTCCCGGTGATTCCAGGGACGGAGGAGCCGGTCAGTGGGCCCCAGGAAGCGCGAAAGCTGGCGAAGTCCATCGGCTATCCGCTGCTCATTAAAGCTGTTGCTGGCGGCGGTGGCCGGGGAATGCGCATCGTGCGCCACGAAAGTGAGCTTGCCCAAGCACTGGCACTCGCTCAGCAGGAGGCGCACGCCGCCTTTGGCGACGGCTCCGTCTACCTCGAACGCTACCTTGAAGACCCACGTCACGTTGAGGTGCAAATCCTCGCTGACCAGTACGGCAACGTGGTTGCCTTGGGCGAACGCGATTGTTCCATCCAGCGCCGGTACCAGAAGCTGATTGAAGAAGCCCCAGCGCCAAACTTGCCCGCCAAAGTGCGCGAGGCATTGCACAAAGCGGCAGTGCGCGGTGCCAAGGCTGTCGGGTATGTCGGCGCAGGCACCTTCGAATTCCTCGTTGATCGCAACGGCCGGTTTTACTTCACGGAGGCAAATGCACGGCTCCAGGTCGAACATCCGGTCACTGAGATGGTTACCGGCGTTGACCTTGTGCACTGGCAACTCGCCATTGCTGCCGGCGAGCGTCTGACCCTCTCTGAAGACGACCGGCGCCCGCGTGGACACGCGATTGAAGTCCGGGTGACAGCCGAGGACCCGGCGCAGCAGTTCACGCCACGCGTTGGCCAGGTCACGGAACTGCTCTTGCCAGCAGGACCGGGCATTCGTGTCGATTCCCACCTCTATCCCGGCTACACGATCCCGCCATACTATGACTCCTTGCTGGCTAAGATCATCGCCTGGGGGCCGGATCGACCGAGCGCCATCCGCCGGCTTCATCGGGCGTTGCGCGAGACCGTGATCGTCGGTGTCCCTACCCCAATTCCGCTCTATCTCGAACTGCTCGAGCATCCCGTTGTGCAGGAAGGCCGCGCAACAACGACCTTCTTGGCCTCGTACCTGAACGGTGCTTCGCTTACTGCATGA
- the fabG gene encoding 3-oxoacyl-[acyl-carrier-protein] reductase codes for MSHEERGAAIVTGAVRGIGRATALRLARDGYPVVVNYRSDPALADEVVREIEAHGGKAIAYQADVTNAEQVGQMILDVVNRFGRLDVLVNNAGITRDMLIMRMREEDWDAVITTNLKGTFLCSRAAVRPMMRQRYGRIINLSSVIGLVGNAGQTNYAAAKAGIIGFTKALAREVGSRGITVNAVVPGFIETRLTEAIPAELQEQLLKQIPLGYYGTPEDVAEAIAFLASPGARYITGAVLCVDGGLFMAA; via the coding sequence GTGAGTCATGAGGAACGTGGCGCCGCGATCGTTACCGGCGCAGTTCGGGGTATTGGCCGCGCAACGGCCCTCCGCCTTGCCCGAGATGGCTATCCCGTCGTGGTGAATTACCGCTCTGATCCTGCCCTTGCTGACGAGGTCGTCCGTGAAATTGAAGCGCACGGCGGCAAGGCGATTGCCTACCAGGCCGACGTGACGAACGCGGAGCAAGTCGGGCAAATGATCCTTGATGTTGTCAATCGCTTCGGTCGCCTCGATGTCTTGGTCAACAACGCCGGCATCACCCGGGATATGCTGATCATGCGGATGCGCGAAGAGGACTGGGACGCGGTGATCACCACGAACTTGAAGGGCACCTTCCTCTGCTCGCGCGCGGCGGTGCGCCCAATGATGCGCCAACGCTACGGGCGCATCATCAATCTGAGTTCCGTTATCGGCTTAGTCGGTAACGCTGGGCAAACGAACTACGCCGCGGCCAAGGCTGGCATCATCGGCTTCACCAAAGCCCTGGCCCGTGAAGTTGGCTCACGAGGCATTACCGTCAATGCCGTCGTGCCAGGTTTCATCGAGACACGACTGACGGAGGCAATTCCCGCTGAACTGCAAGAACAGCTCCTCAAGCAGATCCCGCTCGGCTATTACGGCACCCCCGAAGATGTTGCAGAGGCGATCGCCTTCCTCGCTTCGCCGGGTGCCCGCTACATTACGGGGGCTGTGCTCTGTGTTGACGGCGGCTTGTTCATGGCAGCGTAG
- the fabD gene encoding ACP S-malonyltransferase, whose protein sequence is MSVAWVFPGQGSQYVGMGRALAQAEPAARLIFETADRVLGFRLSQIIFEGPAEELQATRNQQPALLVVSVAYARVLQQRGLLPAPCCIAGHSLGEYTALVVAESLALDDALRIVRRRGELMEQYATGGMIAVIGLDRAVLEEIAHATGAEVANINAPGQITLSGTQEALAAATTLARERGARRVVPLPVNAAFHSSLMRPVIEGLRPLVAGVALRPPIAPLIANVDARPRTDPDEIREAILAQIAAPVRWIDVVQAAVALGAQTFYEVGPGRVLAGLIPRIVPHATVHTAEALLPECAADKPTPRTRSRGEEVGTRES, encoded by the coding sequence ATGAGCGTCGCGTGGGTCTTCCCGGGACAGGGCTCCCAGTATGTCGGCATGGGGCGTGCCCTGGCCCAGGCCGAACCGGCCGCGCGTCTTATCTTTGAAACGGCTGACCGCGTGCTTGGCTTTCGGCTCTCGCAGATCATCTTTGAAGGGCCGGCTGAAGAACTCCAGGCCACGCGCAACCAGCAACCAGCGTTGCTGGTTGTCAGCGTCGCCTATGCGCGTGTCCTCCAACAACGAGGGCTGCTCCCTGCACCGTGCTGCATCGCTGGTCACAGTCTGGGCGAATATACCGCGTTGGTCGTCGCCGAGAGTCTTGCGCTCGACGATGCCCTGCGGATCGTTCGCCGGCGTGGCGAACTGATGGAGCAGTACGCTACCGGTGGCATGATCGCAGTCATTGGCCTCGACCGTGCCGTGCTCGAAGAGATCGCGCATGCTACTGGCGCGGAAGTGGCGAACATTAACGCACCGGGACAGATTACCCTGAGCGGCACGCAGGAAGCTCTCGCCGCAGCCACCACGCTCGCGCGTGAGCGTGGCGCACGCCGCGTCGTCCCCTTGCCGGTCAACGCCGCGTTCCATTCCTCGCTCATGCGCCCAGTCATCGAGGGGTTGCGTCCGCTCGTTGCAGGCGTTGCCCTCCGGCCGCCGATTGCGCCGCTCATCGCCAACGTCGATGCTCGTCCCCGGACTGACCCCGACGAGATCCGTGAGGCAATCTTGGCGCAGATTGCTGCCCCCGTCCGGTGGATCGATGTCGTCCAGGCGGCCGTTGCACTCGGCGCCCAGACGTTCTACGAAGTCGGTCCCGGCCGCGTGCTGGCCGGGCTGATCCCGCGCATTGTGCCGCACGCAACAGTGCACACCGCCGAAGCATTATTGCCAGAATGTGCTGCTGACAAACCGACGCCACGCACACGGTCACGCGGGGAGGAGGTTGGCACCCGTGAGTCATGA